A genomic window from Flavobacterium johnsoniae includes:
- a CDS encoding DUF6377 domain-containing protein has translation MRRIFMLFFFIIGFSLTAKETNPYLEELDQVLLKKDIYLKQKYRKIESLKKNVSKFTLSQNNEALYNCYMSLFDEYKSFKYDSAYYYLEQSKIKAKVLKDPKFLSKSRIKEGFVLLSSGLFKEAIDTLNVIDDTKLDIKNKFEYYNIKARAYYDLADYNRDQRFNIHYVQQGNHFLKKALELIGTNTNEYWAAESLKRLKQQDWRGAEFAFSYWINNYNLPPDYYGIATSSLGYIYSERGYTKKAIQYLAMAAVADVKNATKETVALRNLANELFKMGYLDKANEYINIAMDDATFYNARHRKIEISSILPIIEKAQLNNVKDKNDKLEKIIILLTILTVIIFVFLGIIFKQLKEKNKARKTMAESYLKLQEMNVSLSEANAIKEEYITYFIKATSAFINKIDHIQKSTLHKIITKKTDEVIASLKRYNVKEERENLFHQFDEIFLKLFPTFVTDFNNLFPNDHKCLVKKGELLNTELRIFALYRLGIQDSNQMAEFLELSVATIYTYKTRIKSKSDFKDTFEQKIMEIKTI, from the coding sequence ATGCGAAGAATATTCATGCTGTTTTTCTTCATTATAGGATTTTCTCTAACTGCGAAAGAGACCAATCCTTATTTAGAAGAATTAGATCAGGTGCTCTTAAAAAAAGACATTTACCTGAAACAGAAATATCGAAAAATTGAATCTTTAAAGAAAAATGTATCCAAGTTTACATTGAGCCAAAATAATGAAGCTCTATATAATTGCTATATGTCATTATTTGATGAATACAAATCTTTCAAATATGATTCGGCTTATTATTATTTAGAACAGTCAAAAATCAAAGCAAAAGTTTTAAAAGATCCCAAGTTTTTGTCTAAAAGCCGAATCAAAGAAGGTTTCGTGCTTTTATCTTCTGGACTTTTTAAAGAAGCAATTGACACTTTAAACGTTATTGACGACACGAAATTAGACATTAAAAACAAATTCGAATATTACAACATCAAAGCCCGCGCCTATTACGATTTAGCCGATTATAATCGTGATCAGCGTTTTAATATTCATTATGTTCAGCAAGGAAATCATTTCTTAAAAAAAGCATTAGAATTAATTGGCACTAATACGAATGAATATTGGGCGGCAGAAAGTCTAAAACGACTTAAACAGCAAGATTGGCGAGGTGCTGAATTTGCTTTCAGTTATTGGATTAACAATTATAATCTTCCGCCAGATTATTACGGAATTGCAACTTCGAGTCTCGGATACATTTATTCTGAACGAGGTTACACAAAAAAAGCCATTCAATATCTGGCAATGGCAGCGGTTGCCGATGTCAAAAATGCGACAAAAGAAACCGTAGCGCTAAGAAATTTAGCCAATGAACTTTTTAAAATGGGCTATTTGGACAAAGCCAACGAATACATTAACATCGCAATGGACGATGCTACTTTTTATAATGCAAGGCATCGAAAAATTGAGATTTCGTCGATTCTTCCTATTATCGAAAAAGCACAATTGAATAACGTAAAAGATAAAAATGATAAACTTGAAAAAATCATTATTCTTTTGACGATTCTTACGGTTATCATTTTTGTTTTTCTTGGAATTATTTTCAAACAATTAAAAGAGAAAAATAAAGCCCGAAAAACTATGGCTGAGTCCTATTTAAAATTACAGGAAATGAATGTAAGTTTAAGCGAAGCAAATGCGATTAAAGAAGAATACATCACCTATTTCATTAAGGCAACTTCGGCTTTCATTAATAAAATAGATCATATCCAGAAAAGTACGCTTCATAAAATCATCACCAAAAAAACCGATGAAGTTATTGCAAGTTTAAAGCGTTATAATGTAAAGGAAGAAAGGGAAAATCTTTTTCATCAATTTGACGAAATCTTCTTGAAATTATTCCCAACTTTTGTGACGGATTTCAATAATCTATTTCCAAATGATCATAAATGTTTGGTCAAAAAAGGGGAACTTTTAAATACCGAATTGCGAATTTTTGCTTTGTACAGATTAGGAATTCAAGACAGTAATCAAATGGCAGAGTTTTTAGAACTTTCTGTAGCTACAATTTATACGTACAAAACCAGAATTAAAAGCAAATCTGATTTTAAAGATACTTTTGAGCAGAAAATTATGGAGATAAAGACGATTTAA
- a CDS encoding RagB/SusD family nutrient uptake outer membrane protein, giving the protein MKIKIIAPILLSMLFTVSCTDLNEQLYDQVEDGNFGNTTKEIDALVGGAYSSLRGFADPISNNYPTCEYVFFLNETVSDEATIPTRGTNWYDGGQYQDAQRHTWKADNRMILSAWRYNYTGIAKINAIIYQINKSTLTEQAKAPIFAELKAVRAYYYYNLLDLFGNVPIVTNFEDTDLPTNSTRKQVYDFVEKELTDAIPYLNGNVVYSKLTKNVAYSILARLYLNSEAFVGVARWQDCLNMCQKVTGYTLTPDFFANFATENQTSSEIIFAIPYDSKAGTVGNYMNSMSAHYNQKLAISATGNYPWSANGMCAQPGVYSAFTDTDKRKKCMLHGDQINLATGSVIMMDNGEPLTYTENLTSLTDAKENEGVRLAKYEMKDGEQWERDHDFVLIRYAEILMMQAECYVRLGSPDLAKPFLQQVVTRAGEEMPTTIDLAFIDQELLKEFTFEGRRRTDNIRFGTFFLPWWEKGATEKYRAIFPIPSSVLTTNKNLKQNPGY; this is encoded by the coding sequence ATGAAAATCAAAATAATAGCACCAATACTTTTAAGTATGCTTTTTACGGTATCATGTACTGATCTAAACGAGCAGTTGTATGATCAGGTAGAAGATGGGAATTTTGGAAACACAACTAAAGAAATTGATGCGTTGGTTGGTGGAGCTTATTCTTCGTTAAGAGGATTTGCCGATCCGATTTCGAATAACTATCCAACTTGCGAATATGTTTTCTTTTTGAACGAAACTGTTTCAGATGAAGCGACCATTCCAACAAGAGGAACCAACTGGTATGATGGCGGACAATATCAAGACGCGCAAAGACATACTTGGAAAGCAGATAATAGAATGATTCTTTCGGCTTGGCGTTACAATTATACTGGAATTGCAAAAATCAACGCGATCATTTATCAAATCAATAAATCGACTTTGACGGAACAAGCAAAAGCACCAATTTTTGCTGAACTAAAAGCGGTTAGAGCATATTATTATTACAATCTTTTAGATTTATTCGGAAATGTGCCAATTGTAACCAATTTTGAAGATACTGATCTTCCAACTAATTCAACTAGAAAACAAGTTTATGATTTTGTAGAAAAAGAATTGACAGACGCGATTCCGTATTTAAATGGAAATGTGGTGTATTCTAAATTAACTAAGAATGTTGCGTATTCGATTTTAGCAAGATTATATCTTAATTCAGAAGCATTTGTAGGCGTTGCGCGTTGGCAAGATTGTCTTAATATGTGCCAGAAAGTTACTGGATATACTTTAACGCCAGATTTCTTTGCCAATTTTGCAACAGAAAATCAGACTTCATCAGAAATAATTTTCGCAATTCCTTACGATTCAAAAGCAGGAACAGTTGGAAATTATATGAATTCAATGTCTGCACATTACAACCAAAAATTAGCCATTTCTGCAACAGGAAATTATCCTTGGAGCGCAAACGGAATGTGTGCACAACCAGGAGTATATTCTGCTTTTACAGATACAGACAAAAGAAAAAAATGTATGCTTCATGGCGATCAAATCAACTTAGCAACAGGTTCTGTAATTATGATGGATAATGGAGAACCGCTGACTTACACAGAGAACTTAACAAGTTTGACAGATGCAAAAGAAAATGAGGGTGTTCGTTTGGCAAAATATGAAATGAAAGATGGAGAACAATGGGAACGTGATCATGATTTCGTTTTAATTCGTTATGCAGAAATTTTAATGATGCAAGCAGAATGTTATGTTCGTTTAGGTTCGCCAGATTTAGCAAAACCATTTTTACAGCAAGTAGTTACGCGCGCCGGAGAAGAAATGCCAACGACAATTGATCTTGCATTTATCGATCAAGAATTGTTGAAAGAATTCACATTCGAAGGAAGAAGAAGAACAGACAACATTCGTTTT
- a CDS encoding SusC/RagA family TonB-linked outer membrane protein, translating into MNSKNIKSVQHKMWTAKGAVLMIFMLFLSAGLFAQTKKQISGTVYDNTGTVLPGASVIEVGTKNGTTTDFDGKFSLQVAAGSAIEVSFIGSTTQKIQITGNNNYEVRLQNDGYALAEVQVVSVGYGKVKKSDLTGAISTVGADDLVKGTISSTEQVLQGKVAGLNIIRPSGDPAAGSTIRLRGGTSLTASNSPLIVVDGIAGVDINIVQPSDIKSVDVLKDASATAIYGSRGANGVIMITTKSGTKGVSVVYSGQTSFGYVNDNLDLLSANQWRGYVRQNGLADAVDYGGNTNWQKAIEQTAISQSHTLSINSGKADSGFRTSISYLNNEGVIKKSGLERLSGNVSGYQFLGDNKEVKFDMGLFANIDKWHPIDYRIFERAYNLNPTIPVYDSNGNFSEVTGNIYQNPVEILTNRTFDNERHRLLGYFKTDVKFLNDFTATANISLEHNAVKGGTYKPSYAVMEGQTEGGFAQRTYAEYTNAQGELYVNYSKIIDKHNISALAGYSYLENIYEGFGAQRGGFVTDAFGYNNLGAGYNYRLSDVYSYKGKSNLVSFYARANYGYDGKYLLTATVRRDGSSRFGENNKWGTFPSASAAWRVSNEEFMESSKGWLDNLKLRVGWGITGNQDGIGEYKSLSILGVGNDSYYDPVTKTWSLAYSPKQNPNPDLKWESTEQINVGFDFGLFNRITGSFEYYSKKTKDLLYTYEVPQPPYLVGTMLANVGEMSNKGVELTLNADIVKGDKFNWNANLTLGHNVQKIEKLSNPTYKTDVIYSGSLHGLAGMSGQYSQIIAEGYPVGTFWGFKNAGLDADGKIQYYNAANEVVAENALVDADKRDLGNIQPDLTLGIGMNFSYGNFDLGVSGYGMFGQKALNATNMMLNDPNRLPAFNVPDDFLNSGLTSAPKYSDYWIEDASFFRLQTLSLGYTLPLKYKKSKVRFYVMGENLFVITGYKGVDPEIGLNAQDGINQTGVMDQTGLAAPGIDRYNNYPRPTTISVGLNFTLNN; encoded by the coding sequence ATGAATAGTAAAAATATAAAAAGCGTCCAGCATAAAATGTGGACTGCTAAAGGAGCGGTATTGATGATTTTTATGCTTTTTCTTTCTGCTGGTCTTTTCGCGCAGACGAAAAAACAAATCTCAGGAACCGTTTATGACAATACTGGAACGGTATTGCCGGGAGCTTCTGTCATTGAAGTAGGAACAAAAAACGGAACTACAACAGATTTTGATGGTAAATTCAGTCTTCAGGTAGCCGCAGGAAGTGCAATTGAAGTTTCGTTTATCGGATCGACAACGCAAAAAATCCAAATTACAGGAAATAACAATTATGAAGTTCGTCTGCAAAATGACGGTTACGCTTTGGCAGAAGTACAAGTTGTTTCTGTAGGTTACGGAAAAGTAAAAAAATCAGATTTGACTGGAGCAATTTCTACAGTTGGAGCAGATGATTTGGTAAAAGGAACAATTTCTTCTACAGAGCAAGTTTTACAAGGAAAAGTAGCAGGATTGAATATTATTCGTCCTTCTGGAGATCCAGCGGCGGGTTCTACAATTCGTCTTCGTGGAGGAACTTCTTTAACAGCAAGTAATAGTCCGCTTATTGTTGTGGACGGAATTGCTGGAGTTGATATTAATATCGTACAACCTTCGGATATTAAATCGGTTGACGTTCTAAAAGATGCTTCTGCAACTGCAATTTACGGTTCTCGTGGAGCAAATGGAGTCATTATGATTACGACAAAATCAGGAACAAAAGGAGTTTCTGTTGTGTACAGCGGACAAACTAGTTTTGGTTATGTTAATGATAATTTAGATTTATTATCAGCAAATCAGTGGAGAGGATATGTTCGCCAAAACGGACTTGCAGATGCTGTAGATTATGGAGGAAATACAAATTGGCAAAAAGCTATTGAGCAAACGGCTATTTCTCAATCTCACACTTTGAGTATTAATTCAGGTAAAGCAGACAGCGGTTTTAGAACCTCAATTTCATACTTAAACAATGAAGGAGTTATTAAAAAATCTGGTTTAGAAAGATTAAGCGGAAATGTTAGCGGTTATCAATTTTTAGGCGATAACAAAGAAGTGAAATTTGATATGGGATTATTTGCAAATATTGACAAATGGCACCCGATTGATTATAGAATTTTTGAAAGAGCTTATAACTTAAATCCAACAATCCCGGTTTACGATTCAAATGGAAATTTTAGCGAAGTAACAGGAAATATTTATCAAAATCCAGTTGAGATTTTAACCAACAGAACTTTTGATAACGAAAGACACAGACTTTTAGGTTATTTTAAAACAGATGTAAAATTCTTGAATGATTTTACTGCAACTGCAAATATTTCATTAGAACATAATGCAGTAAAAGGAGGAACTTACAAACCGTCTTACGCGGTTATGGAAGGACAGACAGAAGGCGGTTTTGCCCAAAGAACTTACGCTGAATATACAAATGCACAAGGTGAACTTTATGTGAATTATAGCAAAATAATCGATAAACATAACATTAGCGCTTTGGCTGGATATTCTTACCTTGAAAATATCTACGAAGGTTTTGGAGCGCAAAGAGGTGGTTTTGTGACAGATGCTTTTGGTTATAACAATTTAGGAGCAGGTTACAATTATCGTTTGAGTGATGTTTATTCATATAAAGGAAAATCAAATTTAGTTTCTTTTTATGCTCGTGCAAATTATGGCTACGATGGAAAATATTTATTGACAGCAACGGTAAGACGTGACGGATCAAGCCGTTTTGGAGAAAACAATAAATGGGGAACTTTTCCTTCTGCTTCTGCTGCGTGGAGAGTTTCTAATGAAGAATTTATGGAATCTTCAAAAGGATGGTTAGACAACTTAAAATTAAGAGTAGGTTGGGGTATTACAGGAAACCAAGACGGAATTGGTGAGTACAAATCACTTTCTATCTTAGGAGTTGGAAATGATAGTTATTACGATCCAGTTACAAAAACTTGGAGTTTGGCATATTCTCCAAAACAAAATCCGAATCCTGATTTGAAATGGGAATCTACAGAACAAATTAACGTTGGTTTTGATTTCGGTCTTTTCAACAGAATTACAGGATCTTTTGAATATTATTCTAAAAAAACAAAAGATTTGTTATACACTTATGAAGTGCCTCAACCGCCATATTTAGTTGGAACTATGCTAGCAAACGTTGGTGAAATGTCTAATAAAGGTGTGGAATTGACTTTAAACGCAGATATTGTTAAAGGAGATAAATTCAACTGGAATGCTAATTTGACGCTTGGACACAATGTTCAAAAAATCGAAAAACTTTCCAACCCAACTTATAAAACAGATGTTATTTACAGTGGATCTCTTCATGGTTTAGCAGGTATGTCTGGACAATATTCTCAAATTATTGCAGAAGGATATCCAGTTGGAACTTTCTGGGGATTCAAAAATGCTGGTTTAGATGCTGATGGAAAAATTCAGTATTACAACGCTGCTAATGAGGTTGTTGCAGAAAACGCTTTGGTTGATGCTGACAAAAGAGATTTAGGAAACATTCAGCCAGATTTAACTTTAGGTATCGGAATGAATTTTTCTTACGGAAACTTTGATCTTGGAGTTTCAGGATACGGAATGTTCGGTCAAAAAGCTTTAAACGCGACCAACATGATGTTAAACGATCCGAACAGATTGCCAGCTTTTAATGTGCCAGATGATTTCTTGAACAGCGGTCTTACTTCGGCTCCAAAATATTCAGATTATTGGATTGAAGATGCATCATTCTTCAGACTTCAGACACTTTCTTTAGGATATACTTTGCCATTGAAATACAAAAAATCGAAAGTTAGATTCTATGTAATGGGAGAAAATCTATTTGTAATTACAGGTTACAAAGGTGTAGATCCAGAGATTGGATTAAATGCTCAAGACGGAATAAATCAAACTGGTGTAATGGATCAGACTGGTTTGGCAGCTCCTGGAATTGACCGATACAATAATTATCCTCGACCAACAACGATTTCTGTTGGACTAAATTTTACGCTGAATAATTAA
- a CDS encoding DUF5004 domain-containing protein, which translates to MKCKSLYWLAFMMCFFAISCDNIDDGSYVDPITLYEKVNGNWGLTNLKMVDEVAKANKIEPSEENLSTYFNYEDFKIKFNVDENNKPTSYEVTGNVPPLFAAKGYWALSSDFQPTNSGTNKIYLYSDAQKTQKTDELRLLAVPGKNEEMQIQLTRTSGGVDFVSYVFKLNAIN; encoded by the coding sequence ATGAAATGTAAAAGTCTTTATTGGTTAGCTTTTATGATGTGTTTTTTTGCAATTAGTTGCGATAACATAGATGACGGAAGCTACGTAGATCCGATTACCCTTTATGAAAAAGTAAATGGAAATTGGGGATTAACAAATCTGAAAATGGTCGACGAAGTTGCCAAGGCAAACAAGATCGAACCAAGTGAAGAAAACTTGAGTACTTATTTCAATTACGAAGATTTTAAAATCAAATTCAACGTAGATGAAAATAACAAACCAACAAGTTATGAAGTTACCGGAAACGTCCCTCCGTTATTTGCTGCAAAGGGATACTGGGCATTAAGTTCAGATTTTCAGCCAACTAATAGTGGCACAAATAAAATCTACTTGTACAGTGATGCACAGAAAACTCAAAAAACAGACGAACTAAGATTACTTGCAGTTCCGGGAAAAAATGAAGAAATGCAAATTCAATTAACCCGTACTTCAGGCGGAGTAGATTTTGTGTCTTATGTATTTAAATTAAATGCTATTAATTAA
- a CDS encoding sterol desaturase family protein — MKNINFLAFAMPAFFLFLFLEYKLAQRKKKPEIFNYESSVSNISIGIAERLINLFIAASFYQLYYLIYDNYRLFEIPSNALVWFALILATDFVWYWYHRLGHEVNFFWAAHIVHHHSEEFNFTAAARITTFQAIIRTGFWCVLPFVGFHPSMVITMLIVHGAYSFFTHTQLIGKIKWLEYVFVTPSVHGVHHASDEKYLDKNYGDMFTFWDRLFGTFQTEEEKPKYGLTHPLKSYSFLWQHFHYYFEIYELWKRSSGFKARWKAVFGSPAHMDQDIRPILEKRFLQDKASPNQRLRFKNYLYIQLGICTLILTVFTYYFDYLESYDKIFVLSLVILTLINCGALLEQRKWIYYIEYSRIIMITTYFLYEEDLLVFFFVPIAIMIFVEQLFSLSKIYQNTILQLESAE, encoded by the coding sequence ATGAAAAATATCAATTTTCTCGCATTTGCCATGCCGGCCTTTTTTCTTTTTTTGTTTTTAGAATATAAGCTTGCTCAACGCAAGAAAAAGCCTGAAATTTTTAATTATGAAAGTTCTGTTTCTAATATTTCCATCGGAATTGCAGAGCGCTTGATAAATCTATTTATCGCAGCTAGTTTTTATCAGCTTTATTATTTGATTTATGACAATTATAGATTGTTCGAAATTCCGAGCAATGCTTTAGTTTGGTTCGCACTAATTCTTGCAACCGATTTTGTCTGGTATTGGTACCACCGATTAGGGCACGAAGTCAATTTCTTTTGGGCGGCGCACATTGTCCATCATCATAGTGAAGAATTTAATTTTACGGCTGCGGCGAGAATTACTACTTTTCAAGCCATAATTCGAACTGGATTTTGGTGTGTTCTTCCTTTTGTTGGGTTTCATCCAAGTATGGTTATTACAATGTTGATTGTTCATGGCGCGTATTCTTTCTTCACTCATACACAATTGATTGGTAAAATAAAATGGTTAGAATATGTCTTTGTAACACCTTCTGTTCACGGTGTTCATCATGCATCTGACGAAAAATATCTGGACAAAAATTACGGCGATATGTTTACCTTTTGGGATCGACTTTTTGGAACTTTCCAAACTGAAGAAGAAAAACCAAAATACGGATTAACGCATCCGCTAAAAAGCTATAGTTTTTTATGGCAGCACTTTCATTATTACTTTGAAATTTACGAATTATGGAAGCGCTCAAGCGGATTTAAAGCAAGATGGAAAGCCGTTTTTGGAAGTCCGGCACATATGGATCAAGACATTCGTCCGATTTTGGAAAAGCGTTTTCTGCAAGATAAAGCTTCTCCAAATCAGCGACTTCGATTTAAAAACTACTTGTATATACAATTAGGAATCTGCACTTTGATTCTGACTGTCTTTACTTATTATTTTGATTATTTAGAAAGTTACGACAAGATATTTGTGCTTTCATTGGTAATTCTAACTTTAATCAACTGCGGAGCTTTGTTAGAACAGCGAAAATGGATTTATTATATAGAATACAGTCGTATAATTATGATTACAACGTATTTTTTATACGAAGAAGATTTGCTTGTATTTTTCTTTGTTCCAATAGCGATTATGATTTTTGTTGAGCAATTATTTTCATTAAGTAAGATTTATCAAAATACGATTTTGCAGTTGGAAAGTGCTGAATGA
- a CDS encoding EamA family transporter, with protein MLFLILSILCSVIVGVIFKISRKYEANPSQIISFNYITAITLCYFTFSPDLKALDNNAPLEVYTSVGILLPIVFLFLALSIKFMGIAKTDAAQRLSLFIPILAAWLLFNEAFNTYKVIGVLIGFAALLFILKKPSDNKENKWIYPTMVLFGFGIVDILFKKIALYTVVPYTTSLFLVFLISFAVSLVIVMYKAFVTKENLAVKNIPFGLFVGIFNFGNILFYLKAHKAFSENPSTVFAGMNMGVIILGTIIGAFFFKEKLSKTNILGLLLALIAVVFIVFSQL; from the coding sequence ATGTTATTCCTTATATTAAGTATTCTTTGCAGTGTTATTGTTGGTGTTATATTCAAAATTTCTAGAAAATATGAAGCCAATCCATCACAAATTATTTCATTCAATTATATAACGGCAATTACGCTTTGCTATTTTACGTTTAGTCCAGATCTAAAAGCGCTAGATAATAATGCGCCTTTAGAAGTTTATACATCGGTTGGAATCTTGCTTCCAATTGTATTTCTATTTCTCGCACTTTCTATAAAATTTATGGGAATCGCAAAAACTGATGCCGCGCAACGATTATCGCTTTTTATCCCGATTCTTGCCGCTTGGTTATTGTTTAATGAAGCATTTAATACTTATAAAGTTATTGGTGTGCTAATTGGTTTTGCAGCGCTTTTATTTATATTGAAAAAGCCATCAGATAACAAAGAAAATAAATGGATTTATCCAACGATGGTTTTGTTTGGTTTCGGTATTGTTGATATTCTATTTAAGAAAATTGCTTTATACACTGTTGTGCCTTATACGACTTCCTTATTTTTGGTTTTCCTGATTTCGTTTGCAGTTTCGCTGGTTATTGTTATGTATAAAGCATTCGTAACAAAAGAAAATTTAGCAGTTAAAAATATTCCTTTCGGACTGTTCGTCGGAATTTTTAACTTCGGAAATATATTATTTTACTTAAAGGCGCACAAAGCATTTTCAGAAAACCCATCGACAGTTTTTGCAGGAATGAATATGGGTGTAATTATTTTAGGAACAATTATCGGTGCTTTTTTCTTCAAAGAAAAATTATCTAAAACCAATATTTTGGGACTGCTTTTGGCTTTAATTGCAGTTGTTTTTATAGTTTTTTCGCAATTATAA
- a CDS encoding Glu/Leu/Phe/Val family dehydrogenase has protein sequence MSSEIIKHNPFQSMIDRFNIAADILNLDNSLRQKLQRPEKQITVNFSITLDNGNVQNFEGYRVIHNTALGPSKGGIRYDTAVNLDEVKALAAWMTWKSAVTGIPFGGAKGGIICDPRKHSKTELEKITRAYTKALADIFGPEKDVPAPDMGTGPDEMGWLMDEFSLLHGRPIHAVVTGKHLHSGGSLGRVEATGRGVSIISLLALQKLKIRPARATAAIQGFGNVGLHSALFLYEKGVKIVAVSDVSEAFYNPDGINIPELILYYNLNNKTIKGYPNSVAIKHEDLLLLDVDVLIPAAKEDVITQKNAGDIQARIIVEGANGPVSSDADQILHDKNILVVPDILANAGGVTVSYFEWLQNSLLESWRIHQINKRLEDILEKGFETVFRVAVKHDVTPRIAAYIIALKKVAETQSVKEVALEAPLFKQN, from the coding sequence ATGAGTTCAGAAATTATAAAACACAATCCGTTTCAATCTATGATTGATCGTTTTAATATCGCTGCAGATATTTTAAACTTAGACAATTCACTTCGTCAAAAGTTGCAGCGCCCAGAAAAACAAATTACCGTAAATTTTTCTATTACTCTAGACAACGGAAACGTTCAGAACTTTGAAGGTTATCGCGTAATTCATAATACGGCTTTAGGGCCTTCTAAAGGTGGAATTCGTTATGATACTGCTGTAAATTTAGATGAGGTAAAAGCACTTGCCGCCTGGATGACCTGGAAATCTGCTGTAACTGGAATTCCCTTTGGCGGTGCAAAAGGCGGCATTATTTGCGATCCGAGAAAACACTCTAAAACCGAATTAGAAAAAATTACAAGAGCTTACACCAAAGCTTTAGCTGATATTTTTGGCCCAGAAAAAGATGTTCCAGCTCCAGACATGGGAACGGGACCAGACGAAATGGGCTGGCTTATGGACGAATTTTCGCTTTTGCATGGAAGACCAATTCATGCCGTTGTTACAGGAAAGCATCTTCATTCTGGTGGATCTTTAGGTAGAGTTGAAGCAACGGGAAGAGGTGTAAGTATTATTAGTCTTTTGGCGCTTCAAAAACTAAAAATTAGACCAGCGAGAGCAACTGCGGCAATTCAAGGTTTTGGAAATGTAGGTTTACATTCTGCTTTGTTTCTGTATGAAAAAGGAGTGAAGATTGTCGCAGTAAGCGATGTTTCAGAAGCTTTTTATAATCCTGACGGAATCAATATTCCGGAGTTGATTTTATATTATAATTTGAATAATAAAACCATAAAAGGTTACCCAAATTCGGTTGCCATTAAACATGAAGATTTATTGCTTTTGGATGTTGATGTGTTGATTCCTGCTGCAAAAGAAGATGTTATTACACAGAAAAATGCTGGAGATATTCAAGCCAGAATTATTGTTGAAGGTGCAAACGGTCCCGTTTCTTCAGATGCAGATCAGATTTTACATGATAAAAATATATTAGTTGTTCCTGATATTTTAGCCAATGCCGGCGGTGTTACAGTTTCTTATTTCGAGTGGCTTCAAAATTCGCTTTTGGAGTCTTGGAGAATTCACCAGATTAATAAACGTCTGGAAGATATTTTAGAAAAAGGTTTTGAAACTGTTTTTAGAGTGGCAGTAAAACATGATGTAACGCCTCGTATTGCTGCTTATATTATTGCTTTGAAAAAAGTAGCCGAAACACAATCGGTTAAGGAAGTTGCTTTGGAAGCTCCTTTGTTTAAGCAGAATTAA